A DNA window from Shewanella baltica contains the following coding sequences:
- the pyrE gene encoding orotate phosphoribosyltransferase: protein MKAYQREFIEFALERQVLRFGEFTLKSGRISPYFFNAGLFNTGRDLARLGRFYAAALVDSGIDYDLLFGPAYKGIPIATTTAVALCEHHDIDIPYCFNRKEKKDHGEGGSLVGSELKGRVMLVDDVITAGTAIRESMEIIEAHKAQLAGVLIALDRQEKGKGELSAIQEVERDFGCGIVAIIKLADLISYLSEKPGMEVQLAAVSQYREQYGI, encoded by the coding sequence GTGAAAGCCTATCAACGTGAGTTTATTGAATTTGCCCTAGAACGTCAGGTGTTGCGATTTGGCGAATTTACCCTTAAATCGGGTCGTATCAGTCCTTATTTCTTCAATGCGGGTTTGTTCAATACTGGCCGTGACTTGGCGCGTTTAGGCCGTTTCTATGCCGCTGCGTTAGTGGATTCAGGCATTGATTACGATTTGCTGTTTGGCCCAGCTTACAAAGGCATTCCGATTGCGACCACTACGGCGGTTGCCCTGTGTGAACACCACGATATCGATATCCCTTACTGCTTTAACCGCAAAGAGAAAAAAGATCACGGCGAAGGTGGCAGCTTAGTCGGAAGCGAGCTGAAAGGCCGCGTTATGTTGGTAGACGACGTGATCACTGCCGGTACGGCAATTCGTGAGTCGATGGAAATCATCGAAGCCCATAAGGCACAATTAGCCGGTGTGTTGATCGCCTTAGATAGACAAGAGAAAGGCAAGGGCGAGTTATCGGCTATTCAAGAGGTTGAGCGTGATTTTGGCTGTGGCATAGTGGCGATCATTAAACTTGCCGACCTCATTAGCTATTTATCAGAAAAGCCTGGAATGGAAGTGCAACTTGCCGCTGTAAGCCAGTACCGCGAGCAATACGGCATTTAA
- the rph gene encoding ribonuclease PH, with protein sequence MRPSNRTPAQTRPITITRQFTAHAEGSVLVEFGETKVLCTASFTEGVPRFLKGQGQGWVTAEYGMLPRSTHSRMDREAARGKQSGRTQEIQRLIGRALRACVDMKALGENTIVIDCDVIQADGGTRTASITGACVALVDALNWARGKGIIKSNPLKFLIAAVSVGIYKGEAISDLEYIEDSAAETDMNVVMTETGKIIEIQGTAEGEPFSHEELLELLALAKNSIREIVDVQKAALN encoded by the coding sequence ATGCGTCCAAGTAACAGAACGCCAGCACAAACTCGTCCCATCACTATCACTCGCCAGTTTACGGCCCATGCAGAAGGTTCTGTGTTAGTGGAATTTGGCGAAACGAAAGTGCTTTGTACCGCCAGTTTTACTGAAGGTGTGCCACGTTTCCTTAAAGGTCAGGGTCAAGGCTGGGTGACGGCGGAATACGGCATGTTGCCACGTTCGACCCATAGCCGTATGGATCGTGAAGCCGCTCGCGGTAAGCAATCTGGCCGTACACAAGAAATTCAACGTCTTATCGGCCGTGCTCTGCGCGCTTGTGTGGATATGAAAGCTCTAGGCGAAAACACTATCGTGATCGATTGTGATGTGATCCAAGCTGACGGTGGCACGCGCACTGCTTCTATCACTGGCGCTTGTGTGGCCTTAGTGGATGCGCTGAACTGGGCACGTGGTAAAGGTATCATTAAATCTAACCCGCTGAAATTCCTTATCGCTGCAGTCAGCGTAGGTATTTATAAGGGTGAAGCGATAAGCGATCTAGAATATATCGAAGACAGCGCCGCTGAAACTGACATGAACGTGGTGATGACGGAAACGGGCAAGATCATCGAAATTCAAGGCACCGCCGAAGGCGAGCCATTCAGCCATGAAGAATTACTCGAACTGTTGGCATTGGCGAAGAACAGTATTCGTGAAATCGTCGATGTGCAGAAAGCCGCACTGAACTAA
- a CDS encoding YicC/YloC family endoribonuclease yields MIQSMTAYARIEHKAQWGTASWEIRSVNQRYLETYLRLPEQFRSFEPVLRDRLRKRLSRGKVEVNLRYELADNSNNELQLNQALAKQLLGAATWLKQEAGQGDVNLTDILRWPGVLASGEQDMDAIGADLMTAFDSAIDQFIEARGREGEAIKDMLLSRLDGVSEQIAVVREHMPTVMLYQREKLTNRLAEIKGELDPARIEQEMVLLAQKQDVAEEMDRLEAHVAEARRILKKGGSEGRRLDFMMQEFNRESNTLASKSISTEITSAAVELKVLIEQMREQIQNVE; encoded by the coding sequence ATGATCCAAAGCATGACAGCCTACGCTCGCATCGAGCACAAAGCACAATGGGGCACTGCCTCCTGGGAAATTCGCTCAGTCAATCAACGCTATCTCGAAACTTACCTACGTTTACCCGAGCAATTCCGCAGTTTCGAACCCGTACTGCGCGACCGCCTACGTAAACGCTTAAGCCGCGGTAAAGTCGAAGTCAATCTGCGCTACGAACTGGCAGACAACAGCAATAACGAGCTGCAGTTGAATCAAGCGCTAGCAAAACAGCTATTAGGCGCCGCCACTTGGCTCAAGCAAGAAGCGGGACAAGGCGATGTCAATCTGACCGACATCCTGCGCTGGCCGGGCGTGCTAGCAAGCGGTGAACAAGATATGGATGCCATCGGCGCCGATCTGATGACAGCCTTCGATTCAGCCATAGATCAATTCATCGAAGCCCGTGGCCGTGAAGGCGAAGCTATCAAAGACATGCTGCTAAGCCGCTTAGACGGCGTCAGCGAGCAAATCGCCGTCGTACGCGAGCACATGCCAACTGTGATGTTGTATCAACGCGAAAAGCTCACCAACCGCCTTGCGGAAATCAAAGGTGAACTCGACCCAGCCCGCATCGAGCAAGAAATGGTGCTACTGGCACAAAAACAAGATGTGGCCGAAGAAATGGATCGCCTCGAAGCTCATGTCGCCGAAGCGCGCCGCATCCTCAAAAAAGGCGGCAGCGAAGGTCGTCGTTTAGATTTTATGATGCAAGAGTTCAACCGCGAATCGAACACTCTCGCCTCTAAATCCATCAGCACTGAAATCACCTCAGCCGCAGTGGAGCTTAAGGTACTGATTGAGCAAATGCGTGAGCAGATCCAAAACGTTGAGTAA
- a CDS encoding HipA N-terminal domain-containing protein, whose protein sequence is MAVLDVYMNGYLVRELTKSSTGSHQFAYAQQWLAIPGSRPISLSMLLRKQACKGFFPAP, encoded by the coding sequence ATGGCAGTGCTTGATGTTTATATGAATGGCTACCTTGTGCGTGAATTGACCAAATCATCCACAGGCTCTCATCAGTTTGCGTATGCCCAGCAATGGCTAGCTATACCCGGTAGTCGCCCAATTTCTTTGTCTATGCTGCTACGCAAGCAAGCTTGTAAAGGTTTTTTTCCTGCGCCATAA
- a CDS encoding helix-turn-helix domain-containing protein: MKVTNAKQLSTYLKDARLNAQLSQSKVASKVGIRQDTVSSFELNPDSTKLETLFKILSALNLELDIKVRNPQLVDERRHDNATVPEQEWKEEW; this comes from the coding sequence ATGAAGGTGACCAACGCAAAGCAGTTGAGTACGTATCTAAAAGATGCGCGGCTGAACGCGCAGCTCTCGCAAAGCAAGGTGGCGAGCAAGGTAGGTATTCGCCAGGATACCGTTTCAAGCTTTGAGTTGAACCCGGATTCGACCAAATTAGAAACGCTGTTTAAGATCCTTTCTGCATTAAACCTAGAGCTAGATATAAAGGTTCGGAATCCACAGCTGGTGGATGAGCGCCGCCATGATAACGCCACAGTGCCTGAGCAAGAATGGAAGGAGGAGTGGTAA
- a CDS encoding ERCC4 domain-containing protein — MAAAKIPLFYDDREHAEKIIYELSLHEDLSLIKKHLKLGDYQLNGWLIERKTLPDLVQSLCDERLFSQVARLAQSPNHTALLIEGYTQDIACYQIRREALIGALCSISINFHIPILRSLSQTETAKILYFCATQLNRREHELTLTGRKPKRKKNQQLFILQSLPEVGPKLANKLLCHFASVEAVVTASEEALMQVGGIGKNKASKIREVLTR, encoded by the coding sequence TTGGCAGCGGCTAAAATCCCTCTCTTTTATGACGATAGAGAACATGCAGAAAAAATCATCTATGAGCTGTCACTGCACGAAGATCTCTCACTCATCAAAAAACACCTAAAATTGGGTGATTATCAACTCAATGGTTGGCTGATTGAACGTAAAACGTTGCCCGATCTCGTGCAATCATTATGCGATGAGCGCCTATTCTCACAGGTGGCCAGATTAGCCCAGAGCCCAAATCATACCGCCCTGCTTATCGAAGGTTATACACAAGATATCGCATGTTACCAGATACGCAGAGAAGCGTTAATCGGGGCGCTGTGCTCGATTTCAATCAATTTCCACATCCCAATACTGCGCAGTTTATCGCAAACTGAAACAGCCAAAATTCTGTATTTTTGCGCCACTCAGTTAAACCGTAGAGAACATGAATTAACCCTCACGGGACGTAAGCCCAAACGCAAGAAAAATCAGCAATTATTCATCTTGCAAAGCCTACCCGAGGTAGGCCCTAAACTCGCCAATAAACTTTTATGCCATTTCGCCAGTGTCGAGGCAGTCGTAACAGCATCTGAAGAGGCATTGATGCAAGTGGGTGGTATAGGTAAAAATAAAGCAAGTAAGATCCGTGAAGTGCTGACTCGCTAA
- the yjjG gene encoding pyrimidine 5'-nucleotidase: MSLPYQWILFDADETLFYFDALKGLKLMFSEFGVDFTQADFDEYQLVNKPLWVDYQDGKITAAELQTIRFEPWAAKLSVTAMTLNSAFLSAMAEICSPLPGARELLAALQGKAKLGIITNGFTELQTVRLERTGLQHHFDILVISEKVGIAKPDVGIFDHAFELMGHPERDTVLMVGDNPHSDIQGGINAGIHTCWYNVHGHDVPTGITPHYQVSSHQELYSLLFG, encoded by the coding sequence ATGTCCTTGCCTTACCAATGGATTTTGTTCGATGCCGATGAAACCCTATTTTATTTTGATGCCTTAAAAGGGCTTAAGTTGATGTTTAGTGAGTTTGGGGTCGATTTTACCCAAGCCGATTTTGATGAGTATCAGTTGGTTAACAAACCGCTTTGGGTCGATTATCAAGATGGCAAAATAACTGCCGCCGAGTTGCAGACCATACGTTTCGAGCCTTGGGCAGCCAAATTATCTGTCACGGCCATGACGCTCAATAGTGCCTTTTTATCTGCAATGGCCGAAATTTGTTCGCCGCTACCCGGTGCTCGCGAGTTATTAGCCGCGCTGCAAGGTAAAGCTAAACTAGGCATCATCACCAACGGTTTCACTGAGCTGCAAACCGTGCGATTAGAACGTACAGGCTTGCAGCATCATTTTGATATTTTAGTGATTTCAGAAAAAGTCGGCATAGCTAAACCCGATGTGGGCATCTTCGATCACGCCTTCGAACTCATGGGCCATCCTGAGCGCGATACTGTGTTGATGGTCGGTGATAACCCGCATTCAGATATCCAAGGCGGCATCAATGCCGGTATTCATACATGCTGGTATAACGTCCACGGCCATGATGTACCTACCGGTATCACCCCGCACTATCAAGTGAGCTCGCACCAAGAGCTATATAGTTTATTGTTCGGGTAA
- a CDS encoding LysR family transcriptional regulator: protein MEHFSALPIFVTVVECGSFSLASQKLGLSKSAVSKRITLLEQSLGIQLLHRTTRSLSLTEAGARYFDYVRPAVKLAEEGLDAISELQQAPQGNLRIAVPMVFGRLHIAPLIPEFLRRYPKIQLQMQMDDKTTDLIAGGFDLAIRIGELPDSSLIARKIAPCLSVICASPEYLARHAAPQTPQQLSQHNCLFYSYFRDGVEWTFLSPQGPTRIQPNGNYQVNNSDAIHQATLDGLGIANLPRFMVDADLQAGRLQALLADHPLPEHGIYAVYPQRKYLPTKVSVLIEFLMEQLAERLGK from the coding sequence ATGGAGCACTTTTCGGCACTACCTATCTTTGTCACTGTCGTGGAATGCGGTAGCTTTTCACTGGCAAGTCAAAAGCTTGGGCTGAGTAAATCGGCGGTGAGTAAACGCATTACCCTATTAGAACAAAGTCTGGGTATTCAACTTTTGCACCGTACCACTCGCAGCTTGAGTCTTACCGAAGCGGGCGCCCGCTACTTCGACTATGTTCGCCCTGCAGTTAAACTCGCAGAGGAAGGATTGGACGCTATTTCAGAGCTACAGCAAGCGCCTCAGGGCAATTTGCGCATCGCTGTCCCTATGGTATTTGGCCGCTTGCATATCGCCCCTTTAATCCCCGAGTTTCTGCGTCGTTACCCGAAAATACAGCTGCAAATGCAGATGGATGATAAGACCACCGATTTAATTGCTGGCGGATTCGATCTGGCGATTCGCATCGGCGAACTGCCAGATTCAAGTCTTATTGCCCGTAAAATTGCCCCTTGTTTAAGTGTGATTTGCGCGTCACCCGAGTATCTTGCTCGCCACGCTGCGCCACAAACGCCACAGCAACTCAGCCAACATAACTGTTTGTTCTACTCATATTTTCGTGATGGTGTTGAATGGACCTTCTTAAGCCCACAGGGCCCCACTCGTATCCAGCCGAACGGTAACTACCAAGTCAATAATAGTGATGCCATCCACCAAGCCACACTCGATGGTTTAGGCATAGCCAACCTGCCCCGTTTCATGGTCGACGCCGACTTACAAGCAGGCCGCCTACAAGCCTTGCTCGCAGACCATCCCCTCCCAGAACATGGTATCTACGCGGTTTACCCGCAGCGAAAATATTTGCCGACTAAGGTGAGTGTATTGATTGAATTTTTGATGGAGCAGTTAGCAGAAAGACTGGGGAAGTAG
- a CDS encoding DUF3427 domain-containing protein, producing MEQVGIYEKLITQLVEQRLDKDIFFVGERKLEVAEASIWLSRFLTKVIEYVINSVPADENQVINQISLANRLVMWLKEHINDDDFIDENLIDSQGRILTALFNKQNPIATDLPKYTAAIFPLTGLTQSELFCGSNAGLSLESELKREIRSSDKIYWLVSFIKWAGIRIFKNELEEFTRSGKELRIITTSYMGETDAKAVEFLASLPNTQVKLSYNTKRERLHAKSYLFLRNTGFHTGYIGSSNLSHSALTSGLEWNLKITTQEIPHIIEKSLSTFETYWESNEFELFSGDANSKEKLNNALKEAKGSGTESSLFHFDIKPFAHQREILEQLAVERSVHGRFKNLIVAATGTGKTIISAFDFARFYKLHPEANFLFVAHRQEILQQALSAYRGVLKNNQFGELWVAEHKPNSYKHLFASVQSLNLQLDNLPLAADFYDYIVIDEVHHVAASSYRGLLAHFEPKVLLGLTATPERHDGVDILADFCGVIAAEIRLPEAINQRHLCPFQYFAIDDETDLRKLNWRRGRYDVAELSNLYTHNEQRVTRIIRSLVETVTDINNIKALAFCVTKEHAEFMAKKFNLAGISADVLTSDNSAERQQKRQSLVSGKLSILCVVDIFNEGVDIPEVDTLLFLRPTESLTIFLQQLGRGLRLTDDKQCCTILDFVGNSRDEYDFSQKFRALVGKTNQSIKDEILNDFPHLPLGCRIELEEKAQSMILRNISRATLNANRLTSLIASFKHQTDLPLTLSNFLRLNPQVTLEDVYRIKINGQCGWILLVEAVQGNQIAEPTAQSDLAKAYYRAINFHLLNCTSLSYLIFIKQLCQNNFVFDGLDPIQNQFALMCHYNFWDKSGTALNVKSLTASLLMLRNKPLQEELLAVLAILINRIHHQEMDLELALPSALKVHSRYTREQILAAIGASTFTAKSPSREGVLAINEQNLECLFVTLNKSEKQFSPTTMYHDYAISEYLFHWQSQNSARPERGRGLSYIEQQKLGKTVLLFVREQSKDENGRTMGFVNFGKVHYVSHNGSQPMNVTWRLEQPIPDVMWHDAAKLAVG from the coding sequence ATGGAACAGGTCGGGATTTACGAAAAGCTTATTACTCAACTCGTTGAGCAGCGCTTAGATAAGGACATATTTTTTGTTGGAGAAAGGAAGCTAGAGGTTGCTGAAGCAAGTATTTGGCTCTCACGTTTTCTGACTAAAGTAATTGAATATGTGATTAATTCTGTTCCAGCAGATGAAAACCAAGTTATCAATCAAATCAGTTTGGCTAATCGGTTAGTGATGTGGCTAAAAGAGCACATCAACGATGATGACTTTATTGATGAAAATCTCATCGATAGCCAAGGTCGGATACTCACGGCTCTTTTTAACAAACAAAATCCGATAGCGACTGATTTACCTAAATATACGGCCGCCATATTTCCATTAACGGGGCTCACTCAGAGTGAGCTTTTTTGCGGTAGTAATGCGGGATTATCACTTGAAAGTGAGCTTAAACGTGAGATCCGATCATCAGATAAAATCTATTGGCTGGTGTCATTTATCAAGTGGGCGGGGATTCGCATCTTCAAAAATGAACTTGAGGAATTTACACGCAGTGGTAAAGAGTTACGCATCATTACTACATCTTATATGGGCGAGACTGATGCTAAAGCCGTCGAGTTTCTAGCCAGTTTACCCAATACCCAAGTTAAATTAAGTTACAACACTAAGCGTGAAAGGCTGCATGCAAAGTCCTATTTATTTCTACGAAATACGGGTTTTCATACCGGTTATATCGGTTCTTCAAATTTATCGCATTCTGCATTGACCAGCGGGCTTGAGTGGAACCTTAAGATCACCACCCAAGAAATTCCCCACATCATTGAGAAATCACTCAGTACCTTTGAAACTTACTGGGAATCGAACGAATTTGAGCTTTTTAGCGGTGATGCGAACAGTAAAGAAAAGTTAAACAATGCGTTGAAAGAAGCGAAAGGCAGTGGCACTGAATCGAGCTTATTTCATTTTGACATTAAGCCATTTGCGCATCAGCGAGAAATCCTCGAACAGCTTGCAGTAGAGCGAAGCGTTCATGGCCGTTTTAAAAATCTCATCGTCGCGGCAACAGGCACGGGTAAGACTATTATTTCCGCGTTCGATTTCGCGCGGTTTTATAAACTGCATCCAGAAGCCAATTTTCTATTTGTTGCCCACAGGCAAGAAATTTTACAGCAAGCCCTCAGTGCTTATCGCGGTGTGTTAAAGAATAATCAATTTGGCGAGCTATGGGTGGCAGAGCATAAACCTAATAGTTACAAACACTTATTCGCATCTGTCCAAAGCTTGAATCTGCAACTTGATAACCTGCCATTAGCGGCTGATTTTTATGATTATATTGTGATTGATGAAGTCCATCATGTTGCTGCGAGCAGTTACCGTGGGCTATTAGCTCATTTTGAACCTAAGGTTTTATTGGGGCTTACGGCTACACCAGAGCGTCATGATGGTGTCGATATTTTGGCTGACTTCTGCGGTGTCATTGCCGCTGAAATACGTTTACCCGAAGCTATTAATCAAAGGCATTTATGTCCATTTCAATATTTTGCGATCGATGATGAGACTGATCTTCGCAAGTTAAATTGGCGCCGTGGTCGTTATGATGTCGCTGAGCTGAGCAATTTATACACTCACAATGAACAACGCGTGACGCGCATTATTCGCAGCCTAGTTGAAACTGTAACAGATATAAATAATATCAAGGCGTTAGCCTTTTGTGTAACCAAGGAACACGCCGAGTTTATGGCGAAGAAGTTCAATTTGGCTGGGATCAGCGCCGATGTGCTGACCAGTGATAATAGCGCTGAACGGCAACAAAAGCGGCAGAGCTTGGTCAGTGGCAAATTATCCATTTTGTGTGTGGTGGATATTTTTAACGAAGGTGTCGACATTCCAGAAGTGGACACCTTGTTGTTTTTACGGCCAACGGAAAGCTTGACCATATTCCTGCAGCAACTTGGCCGTGGCTTGCGTCTCACCGATGATAAGCAGTGCTGCACAATATTAGATTTTGTCGGAAATTCACGTGATGAATATGATTTCTCGCAAAAATTTAGAGCATTAGTCGGTAAAACTAATCAGTCGATAAAAGATGAAATTCTCAATGACTTTCCGCATCTACCGCTAGGGTGTCGAATTGAGCTTGAGGAAAAAGCGCAGTCAATGATTTTGCGTAATATTAGCCGCGCAACGCTCAATGCCAATCGATTAACCAGTCTAATAGCAAGCTTTAAACATCAAACTGACTTGCCGCTCACGCTAAGCAATTTTTTACGCCTTAACCCGCAAGTGACCTTGGAAGATGTTTATCGAATAAAGATTAATGGCCAATGTGGATGGATTTTATTAGTCGAGGCTGTTCAGGGGAATCAAATTGCTGAACCTACTGCGCAGTCCGATTTAGCCAAAGCCTATTATCGCGCGATTAACTTCCACTTACTCAATTGTACTTCACTATCCTATTTAATCTTTATCAAACAGTTATGCCAAAATAATTTTGTATTTGACGGGCTAGATCCTATTCAAAATCAGTTTGCTTTGATGTGCCACTACAACTTTTGGGATAAATCAGGTACGGCTTTAAACGTTAAAAGTTTAACAGCTAGCTTGTTGATGCTACGCAACAAGCCATTACAGGAAGAGTTATTGGCTGTATTGGCGATACTGATCAACCGGATACACCATCAAGAAATGGATTTGGAATTGGCGCTGCCCAGCGCATTGAAAGTGCACTCTCGTTATACCCGTGAGCAAATTTTAGCGGCGATAGGAGCAAGTACATTTACAGCTAAATCGCCTTCTAGGGAGGGTGTGCTTGCGATTAATGAGCAAAATCTTGAATGTTTATTTGTGACGTTAAACAAATCAGAGAAGCAGTTTTCACCGACAACCATGTATCATGACTATGCCATTAGCGAATATCTATTCCACTGGCAATCGCAAAATAGCGCACGGCCAGAACGAGGTAGGGGTTTAAGTTATATTGAGCAACAAAAGCTGGGGAAAACCGTGCTGTTGTTTGTTCGAGAGCAATCAAAAGATGAAAATGGCCGCACTATGGGATTCGTGAATTTTGGCAAAGTGCATTATGTCAGCCATAACGGTTCACAACCCATGAATGTCACATGGCGATTAGAACAGCCAATCCCTGATGTAATGTGGCATGACGCGGCTAAACTGGCAGTGGGCTAA
- a CDS encoding Fic family protein — protein sequence MWIWQQADWPKFHWNTSSIDALLRQVYFNQGQLLGKQMLSHDDSLLTSDAALDTLLANIIHSSAIEGEKLNAASVRSSLAKKLGVTEDKPYPTTAQTDGLADIMLDALKNLEIELTLERILGWHQQLFPQGYTLFDPVIGGTLRGDTPMQVVSGRIDKPTVHFEAPSRATLDAELSQFIEWFNVSRQAQGLDPLIRAAITHLWFVTLHPLDDGNGRITRLLTDLALAQAEKRSIRFYAMSVSILARRQAYYDILESTQRGDVDITPWLVWFFETLNDCLLNAMADVSRTLSKTQYWQSVDQSLLSQEQAKVLNRMLDGDFELGINSSQYQKVAKVSRATATRHLAQMVEQRFLVKADAGGRSTRYLLPLSMKR from the coding sequence ATGTGGATTTGGCAGCAAGCTGATTGGCCTAAGTTTCATTGGAATACCAGCAGCATTGATGCCTTGCTGCGTCAGGTCTATTTCAATCAGGGCCAGCTGCTTGGCAAGCAAATGCTAAGTCACGACGACAGCCTGTTAACGTCAGACGCTGCACTCGACACCTTACTCGCTAATATTATCCATTCCAGTGCCATCGAAGGTGAAAAGCTCAATGCTGCTTCGGTACGCTCATCCTTAGCTAAAAAACTCGGCGTGACTGAGGACAAACCGTATCCGACCACAGCGCAAACCGATGGTTTAGCTGACATTATGCTCGATGCCTTAAAAAATTTAGAGATTGAATTAACCCTCGAACGGATATTGGGCTGGCATCAGCAGTTATTTCCGCAGGGTTATACATTGTTTGACCCCGTTATTGGTGGAACGCTACGTGGCGATACGCCTATGCAAGTTGTCTCAGGCCGCATTGATAAACCAACGGTGCATTTTGAGGCCCCCTCTCGAGCGACTTTGGACGCTGAACTCTCGCAGTTTATTGAATGGTTTAATGTTTCACGGCAAGCGCAGGGTTTAGATCCGCTTATCCGTGCGGCGATAACACATCTTTGGTTTGTGACTCTTCATCCACTTGATGATGGTAATGGGCGCATCACGCGTTTATTGACTGATTTAGCTTTGGCGCAAGCGGAGAAACGCTCGATTCGTTTTTACGCTATGTCGGTCAGTATTCTTGCCCGTCGCCAAGCCTACTATGACATTTTAGAGTCCACTCAAAGGGGCGATGTAGATATTACTCCTTGGTTAGTCTGGTTTTTTGAAACCCTCAATGACTGCTTACTCAATGCGATGGCAGATGTGAGCAGAACGCTGTCGAAAACTCAGTATTGGCAAAGTGTCGACCAATCTTTATTGAGTCAGGAGCAAGCCAAAGTACTCAATCGGATGTTAGACGGCGATTTTGAACTAGGGATTAATAGTAGCCAGTACCAAAAGGTCGCTAAGGTGAGCCGCGCCACCGCCACCCGTCATCTTGCGCAAATGGTTGAACAGCGGTTTTTAGTTAAAGCCGACGCCGGCGGCCGAAGTACGAGATACTTATTGCCACTCAGTATGAAACGATAA
- a CDS encoding sulfotransferase family protein, which produces MPDNANNSPITTHVQPTGNAKHTGHSQVAKPAEMNPANSNTLSSEQTSVEKQKVFIIGLPRTGTTSVSVALLEQGLKVAHMAFTKQAFMLADAISDVPCFSDYRQLDGLFPQAKFVYLERDMAKWVPSMQMLLGKMLPHLEAKSGRFHPIMKRSFRHTFAIDKVADPADEAHLIACYQRHQNEVLAYFHGRADFISLDISHAGSLSRLLQFLGLTTDCPTLGQVTDRAFSDSQIKSAPTQISQEGTSQAKGNIQSQRVNTSEHGLDFPKLNAGTHVAAWHEYKHPNKVNSNSAGPQSRKFFDYTL; this is translated from the coding sequence ATGCCTGATAATGCCAACAATTCACCTATCACTACTCATGTTCAACCTACTGGCAATGCAAAGCACACTGGCCATTCACAGGTTGCTAAGCCAGCTGAGATGAATCCTGCAAATTCGAATACGCTCAGTAGTGAACAGACAAGTGTAGAAAAACAGAAGGTCTTTATCATAGGTTTGCCGCGTACGGGCACGACGAGTGTGAGTGTGGCGTTGTTGGAGCAAGGGCTTAAAGTGGCGCACATGGCCTTTACTAAACAGGCGTTTATGCTGGCCGATGCGATTTCTGATGTGCCCTGTTTTAGTGATTATCGGCAGCTTGATGGCCTATTCCCGCAGGCCAAATTTGTCTACCTCGAGCGTGATATGGCGAAGTGGGTGCCTTCAATGCAAATGCTGCTGGGTAAAATGCTGCCGCATTTAGAAGCAAAATCGGGGCGATTCCACCCGATTATGAAACGCAGCTTTCGGCACACGTTTGCAATCGATAAAGTGGCGGATCCCGCAGACGAGGCACATCTTATTGCTTGTTATCAAAGGCATCAAAACGAAGTGCTCGCTTACTTTCATGGCCGAGCAGATTTTATCTCACTCGACATAAGCCATGCGGGGAGCTTGAGTCGCTTGTTGCAATTTTTAGGGTTAACCACGGATTGCCCAACCTTAGGCCAAGTGACAGATAGGGCATTCTCGGACTCTCAAATAAAAAGTGCACCAACCCAGATATCACAGGAAGGAACAAGTCAGGCAAAGGGAAACATTCAGTCACAGAGAGTCAACACCAGCGAGCATGGACTGGATTTCCCTAAATTAAACGCTGGTACACACGTCGCGGCTTGGCATGAATATAAACATCCCAATAAGGTGAACAGTAATAGCGCTGGCCCGCAAAGCCGTAAGTTTTTCGACTATACGCTTTAG